TTAATGGATTAACCGATGACGCCCATCCTTGTCAGGTGCTTGCCGATCTTATGACCATCCTGGAGAAAAAAGGGAAATGGGATGATTTGAAAATCGCCTACATTGGTGATGGCAACAATATGACAAACACCTGGATTGAAGCGGCCCTGTTATTGAATTTTAATCTTCACGTGGCCTGTCCCAAGGGATATGGGCCTTCCAAAGAACTTGTTTCTAGTGTTAAAGGAATTGAGTCCATTGGATTAACATCTAAACCGCTTGAGGCGGTGGCTCATGCCGATGTAATCAATACGGACACTTGGTTTTCAATGGGGCAAAAGGTTTCCCAGGCAAAAAGAAAAAAATTCAAGGGGTTTCAGATCAACCGGGCCCTGCTTCAAAAAGCGAGTCCCGATGTCATTGTGCTTCACTGCCTGCCGGCCCATCGCGGAGAAGAAATAACTGATGAGGTTTTAGATGGCCCCCATTCTGTGGTTTTTGATGAGGCGGAAAACAGGCTGTATGTGCAAATGGCTTTGTTGGAATATTTGTTAACGTAGGGGCGCTGCTTGCTGCGCCCATGATAGGGAGAGCGATTTCATGACAAAAAAAATCAAAAAAGTAGTTCTCGCTTACTCTGGTGGTTTGGATACTTCCGTCATTTTAAGATGGCTTATCGAGACATATCAGTGCGAGGTTGTCTGTTTTGCGGCTGATTTGGGGCAGGGAGAAGAGTTGGACCATCTGGATGAAAAAGCCAAAAAGACGGGTGCTTCCAAAATTTATATTGATGATCTTCGGGAAGAGTTTGTGCGGGACTTTGTTTTTCCTATGTTGCGTGCGAATACGGTTTATGAAGGCAGTTATTTGTTGGGAACTTCCATTGCCCGTCCTTTAATTGCCAAACGTCAGATTGAAATTGCCCTAAAAGAAGGTTGTGATGCCGTTTCCCACGGGGCCACAGGCAAGGGCAATGATCAGGTGCGTTTTGAACTTACTTACTACGCCTTAAAGCCGGACATTCATGTGATTGCCCCCTGGCGCGAGTGGTCCCTTGATTCACGTCAGTCCCTCCTTGATTATGCGGCCAAGCACGGCATCCCTGTGCCCGTCACACCCAAAAAACCTTACAGCTCTGACCGTAATTTGTTGCACATCAGTTTTGAAGGAGGAATTTTGGAAGACCCCTGGAAGGCGCCCCCTGATGATATGTTCCTCCTTTCGGTTTCTCCTGAAGACGCCCCTGACAAGCCCGAGATTATTGAAATCGACTATGAAAAAGGAAACCCTGTTGCGGTCAATGGTGAAAAATTGAGCCCGGCTATGTTGCTTGCCAAATTAAACATGCTTGGTGGCAAACATGGAATAGGCCGTGTGGATCTTGTTGAAAACCGTTTTGTGGGCATGAAAAGCCGTGGCGTTTATGAAACTCCGGGCGGTTCCATTTTACATGTGGCTCACCGCGCTGTTGAGTCGCTGACCATGGACCGCGAAGTCTTGCATTTAAGGGATGGTCTCATCCCTAAATATTCCGAGCTTGTTTATTACGGCTTTTGGTATGCCCCCGAACGCGAACTTCTCC
Above is a genomic segment from Deltaproteobacteria bacterium GWA2_45_12 containing:
- a CDS encoding argininosuccinate synthase, which gives rise to MTKKIKKVVLAYSGGLDTSVILRWLIETYQCEVVCFAADLGQGEELDHLDEKAKKTGASKIYIDDLREEFVRDFVFPMLRANTVYEGSYLLGTSIARPLIAKRQIEIALKEGCDAVSHGATGKGNDQVRFELTYYALKPDIHVIAPWREWSLDSRQSLLDYAAKHGIPVPVTPKKPYSSDRNLLHISFEGGILEDPWKAPPDDMFLLSVSPEDAPDKPEIIEIDYEKGNPVAVNGEKLSPAMLLAKLNMLGGKHGIGRVDLVENRFVGMKSRGVYETPGGSILHVAHRAVESLTMDREVLHLRDGLIPKYSELVYYGFWYAPERELLQNLIDDSQSNVTGTARLKLYKGNITVLGRKAKASLFNQEIATFEKDTVYNQKDAEGFIKLNALRLRIRKMVGIS
- a CDS encoding ornithine carbamoyltransferase; this encodes MKHCLTLKNLGAETILSILDRALYFKKNRQPLTLLNGKVLGLIFEKESTRTRISFEVAMGRLGGTSIYLSQSSSQISRGETYADTARVLSRYLDALVLRAYSQADLEELASHASIPVINGLTDDAHPCQVLADLMTILEKKGKWDDLKIAYIGDGNNMTNTWIEAALLLNFNLHVACPKGYGPSKELVSSVKGIESIGLTSKPLEAVAHADVINTDTWFSMGQKVSQAKRKKFKGFQINRALLQKASPDVIVLHCLPAHRGEEITDEVLDGPHSVVFDEAENRLYVQMALLEYLLT